The sequence GGAAATGAAGTCGATGGGCTGGAAATGATACGGCAGATACGGCAGCGATTCTCGAACGTGGCTGTTGTAGTGCTGACGGCAACCAAAAAAACCTCGCTCTATCATGCTTTACTGACATTGGGAGTCAGCGCGATTCTGCATAAAGGAGGTGAAATTGCAGAGATCGCGGAAGCGATCAATCACGCATGCGACGGGCAAATATTTTTAGGCAAAAGTAGCGCAGAATTAATGAAGATGCGACAGTTGATCACCGTTGAAGATCGAGATCCCAGAAACAGTTTAAGTCCACGCGAGATTGAGATATTACGTTTTTTCTCAAGAGGCGTCTCTGCTGTTGAAATATCCCAACAGCTCCATCGCAGTATTAAAACGATTAGTCATCATAAGCGATCGGCTATGGAAAAATTACAACTGGATACCGATCTTCAACTTATGCGCTATTTTGCAGAGAATGGGTTTGATGATCATCAAGATTAATCGGACGTGAAATATCGATCTGGTAAGTCAGCAGCGTGGCATCGGCAACGCTGACTTAAATGTAGATAGAATTTGGGGAACTCTGACGACAAGGCATCTTATTATGATCGTAATAGATACCTTGTTACGTCATTTGCAGGATCGAACAAAATTTCTACGCTGCGCGCCCTTTTCTTCGCCAGAAATGCGTTATAAAAAGTCCAGAAACGTACAAAATTCGCTCCTGGCCTAATAATATCCAGATTTCCCAAGCGCTTTTGACGCACATCAACGTTTAAAATTGATGAGGCTAAATCATTCACGACTGCTAGAAACTGAATACCGTCTCATGACAAATTTGATGGGGACAGAGAAAGACCTTTGGATATACTTGAACGGGAACACGATGCGGTCATGCTAATGCTAGATAAATATTAAGTTCAAACCCGTTAAACAATAAACGCTATTGGACATGAAGCCGATCTGAAGCTCACGGTTGCTAATCTACATAAAATCAACTCGCATCTTGGTACGCTGAACCAGACGATCGTTAAATAGAAATAGGTTGGCTCTCCATTTACGAAAGCATCCGCTGCATAAACATCGCTGTACCCATTTCAGGGCTCAAGGCATAGTTTGCAAAGCCGCAGGATTTATAAAGATCGCTTGCACGCGTATTTCCATCTAAAACTTCCAATGTTACTTTACAGCAGCCCAGTTCTTTTGCAAGATTCGCGACGTGCTCGACCAACTTCCGGCCAATACCTCGCCCCTGAAACGCATGCGCCACCGCGAGATCATGAATATTTAATAGAGGCTGGCAAGAAAACGTTGAAAAACCTTCTATACAAATCGCCAGACCGGCCGGCCGACTTCCCACAAAAGCGAGCAATATTTGAATAGTGCTCCTTTTTTTGAATTCGCCGATCAAGTTCTCTTTTACGTAATCGGTAAGAGGATGATTTCCACCCATCTGACCCGATGCATATGCATTTAGCAAGTCAATGATGGCATGCGTGTGCTGGAGGCTATTTAAATCGGCTTTTACTATTTTAATTATTTCTGTCATGAGATGGTCTTGTTTGAAGTTGTCTGCGTGTAATTTACCACCATCACTCATTGAGTTGCTGTGATTCTGTAGAATCATGGGATCATCTGATTCTAGACTGCACATTTAAGACAACCATGACTATTTCCAAGCATATCCCAGCCCTCAGCGCCGATCTCAAATCGTTTATCGAAGGTTTACCAAAAGCCGAACTACATTTACATATCGAGGGCACGTTGGAGCCCGAATTGCTATTTGCGTTAGCGCAACGCAATCAAGTTACATTAGCGTACGCAACTATTGAAGAATTACAGGCCGCTTATGCTTTTAGCGATCTGCAGTCATTTCTGGACTTGTATTATGCCGGTGCGGCTGTGCTCCAAACGGAGCAAGATTTTTATGAAATGACAGCGGCTTACATTGATCGCTGCCGCGCTGATAACGTGCGCCATGCTGAAATTTTCTTCGATCCACAGACCCATACCGAGCGCGGCATTGGAATTGACGTTGTTTTCTCCGGCATTGCGCGCGCTTTACGTGAGGCGCGTGACGCGCATGGTTTTAGTAGTGCGATGATCATGTCGTTTTTGCGCCATCTATCGG is a genomic window of Glaciimonas sp. CA11.2 containing:
- a CDS encoding GNAT family N-acetyltransferase yields the protein MIKIVKADLNSLQHTHAIIDLLNAYASGQMGGNHPLTDYVKENLIGEFKKRSTIQILLAFVGSRPAGLAICIEGFSTFSCQPLLNIHDLAVAHAFQGRGIGRKLVEHVANLAKELGCCKVTLEVLDGNTRASDLYKSCGFANYALSPEMGTAMFMQRMLS
- a CDS encoding response regulator transcription factor; this encodes MYHTNFSLGNRIRVVIADDHPVTLSGLNALVRQCKNMVVIGFAVGPSSLFDLLAKADCNVAVIDLSMPVGNEVDGLEMIRQIRQRFSNVAVVVLTATKKTSLYHALLTLGVSAILHKGGEIAEIAEAINHACDGQIFLGKSSAELMKMRQLITVEDRDPRNSLSPREIEILRFFSRGVSAVEISQQLHRSIKTISHHKRSAMEKLQLDTDLQLMRYFAENGFDDHQD